actgacctaaatagagaattctcaacacaagaatctcaaatggcagacaaacatttaaagaaatgttcatcattcttagccatcagggcaATGCAagtaaaaatgactctgagattccatcttacacctattggaatggctaagaaaaaaacataaatgacAGTTTATGCTTTCATTATGTTTCATGTTTCTATAAAAGTATATAAACTGTAGTATAGTATATAGCTCATTCAATGTGAAGGATTAGGCGAATAGATGTGGAACAGGAGGAACACTTTTCCATtggtggtgggagtgcaaactttggaaatcaaaatggcagtttctcaaaaagttggaaatcaacctacctcaagatccagctataccactcctggataGAGACCCAAAGAATGCTCTACcacaccacaagggcacttgtttagctatgttcatagcagctttatttgtaatagccagaaaatggaaacaacctagatgcctcccaCCCCAACCAaataatggataatgaaaatgtggtacatttacacaatggaatattactcagctttgAAACACAATGACATCAGAAAATTTGATAGCAAATAGAtagacttagaaaaaaaaatcatcctgagtgaggtaacccagacttggaaaggcaaacatggtatggcctcattcataagtggatattaggagtaaagtaaaGGATAGCCATGCTATACTATAATCCAGAGACCCAGAGATGCTGGGTAACAAAGAGTGCCCAAGGTGGAtgcatggatcttcctgggaggaggaaatagaggagatctcttGGATGGACTCTGGTGGGTGAACATGGAAACTTGAGGGATCCTGTATTTAAGTGGGTGGAGGGGGACAGTGCTGAGATAGATGACTGGAAATAGGGGCATTACAGAGTCAGGTAGGAGCTGATGTAAAGGAAACTTCTACAagtctacaaggatggccccagcgaGGACTTCTGTCAATAGTGGATGTATATCCTGAACTCTGGGACCATATTGTTGACTACTATGGCTGTCACcaaagagccttcatccagtgaaaGGAGGCAGATCTagagacccatggccaaacaATGGGCTGTGCTCAGGGAGAACTgctgaggaaagggaggaggaattgTAGGAAACAGGGGGCTGAGATCATGGCAGGAAAACACACAGGAAACCCTAGCCTGgatcatgtgaactcacagagtctgaatcaacaaccagggagcctgcatggaaccaacccaggccctctgcatatatgagaCCGTTTTGTAggttggtctatttgtgggactcctaacaaagagcaggggctgtcccagGTGCTTGATTTGGCTCTTTGGATCCTATTCTTCATGCTGTATATATTATAAATCTTCCATAAGCTTTTCCTGCTTTAaacaataaaagttatttttgaaGTAATTTTAAAGTAAAGTATTGTACATATGACATATTATATTTGACATTTCCACATACTTGAGTTTTCTCCTGCAGACTGACACTTCAATCTGGGAGGattttcttctctccatctcaCTTCTTGCAGTGCTTGGTCACAAGTTATTTCACCTTTCATTTGTTTGACAATTTCTTTGTTTCATGTCTGGAGGTATTTTTACCAGATATGTAACACTAGACTGACAATTGTTTTCTTTCAGAGTTTTAAAGTTGTCCTTTCATTGTTGTCccatttccattttgtttgtaATAAATGAGTTGATCTCTTTTCAGCTCCTTAGACACCACTgagcctcttgtctctgcctgattcaaagttcttttctttttaatccaaTTTTCAGCTGTTTGACGATATTATGCATAATGTATATAATCTATCTTgaatctactgtgtgtgtgtgtgtgtgtgtgtgtgtgtgtgtgtgtgtgtgtggtttttattttgtttctggttcATCAAATTTATTAGATGGAAACTTTCATTTAGTACTTAAATTTTTCTtgttatgtaatttttaattcacattttgGATTTGTGAGCACACATGTACTGGATTTGTTTAACATGGTCCTAGAAGCTTGGGTGACTGTGGCCTTTTACAATTAGTTTTCTCATCTAAAATTAATATAGATGATTTCTATTAATTCTGTCTTTGATTTAACTGGTGCTTTGTCTGGTATTAACTGAATTCACTGAATTCctaaaaattctataaaaatctACAGCTTTGAATCTTTCATTTGGTATTTTGTTGCTTCTTATACTCTATTGGAATGTACTATGTGTTATCTCAttttttatgtaaattaaaaatgtaattcaagTGGTTATTTTAAAGCCCTACCTCTAATTCCAGGTCAAACTGCTCTGCActtgtgaaaaatatttttacttttgaataaTGGGCCACTTCTTATTACTTCATTGTATTTATAGTAAGCGTCAACTTTCTGACATTGAAGATTTGGATATATTTCAGGACACAGGATCATCCACTCCCCCATTATTATAAGTCTAATTGTCAGAAAGAACTGTTtctaaaagacaaacatggaattCTGCAGGAGAAacaaacatttcttctttcttaggGAATGAAACTCTGAGGAAATGGTCCTGAGGGAGCCTCTGTCTTCATAACCAGGCCACTGAGGTTTGCAAACCATAATGACACTCTTACTCTGTTATTCACAGGGCAGAAGATGCCTTCTTCCTAGAAGCTGGAGGGTCGTTGGATAAAAAACAGTTGTAAGTCAAGGTTTTCAGTACAGAGAGGATTACAAGATAAACCTGAGATTCTGAGCTTTGGCTTGGGACAGGAGAAGGTCTGGAGCTCCAAACTGTTGCCCTCTATTCACTGGGTCTTTGTCTCCCCCAGAACACTTCAGGGGAGAGACAGTAGGCAGAACATCCTTGCTGCAAGTAAAGAAAGGTACGTGCCTGTGTATCCTGACGAGCTGTGAAAGACAGGTTCGAAATGCACTCTGTgtgggactcctggagctcccttTCTGCCTGAAGTCTGGAGGGTTTGTGACTTTGAGTACTCTGTGTCTCATCTGTAAAGTGAAGATTTCTCTATGGTGACATATTCTGAGAGCCTTTGACAGCAACTCCTCAATAGTGCTAGCCTAGAACATCATTATTAAACCTATGTGCAGTTAAGAGATTGTGGGAAACAGTACTTCAACTTGTTGCTGTATAGTGCTGGCCCAGAGCAGGGTGTCTTCTACTTGTTAGTATTCACTGCAGAGCAGAGGTCCAGGTTTCAGTAACTGGTGTAGAGGCTGGACAGGGGAGGACATGGTTAAAGGACTGACTATCGAGTCTAAAAGATGTCCCTCAACCCCTGCTCTCATTCTAGGGGATCATTATAGCCCTTTACTGTGCTCTGGAAGTTCAGTCACTTGGTAGTTTCCTGACGAGTCACCTTAAATAGTTCAAGTCTTCCTATCAGAGCCCACCTCTCCTTTGGATGGATGAAGAGGACGCAGGTTTGTGAGGATGGTGATGATGTTTCTTTGTCTCCATTGGTCCTCTTCTCTGTCACACAGGCCTCCCTCCTGAGAAGAATGACTTCCACGAATTCCTCTGTGACACAGTTCATCCTTGCAGGCCTGACAGACCAGCCAGGACTCCGCAtgcccctcttcttcctgttcctaGGTTTCTACATGGTCACTATGGTGGGGAACCTGGGTTTGATCGCCCTCATAGGGCTGAACCCTCATTTGCacacccccatgtacttctttctcttcaatCTTTCCTTAATAGATTCTTGTTACTCCTCCACTATCATTCCCAAAATGCTGATGAGTTTTGTTTCAAAGAAGAACATCATCTCACACTCAGGGTGTATGacccagctcttttttttctgtttctttgtaatgTCTGAGTCCTTCATTCTGTCTGCAATGGCATATGACCGTTATGTTGCCATCTGCAACCCCCTGATGTATACAGTCACCATGTCTCCCCAGGTGTATTTCCTCCTTCTACTGGGTGTGTATGTTATAGGCTTCTCTGGAGGCATGGCCCACACGGGAAACATAATGAATCTGACCTTCTGTGCTGACAACCTTGTCAATCACTTCATGTGTGACATCCTTCCCCTTCTGGAGCTGTCCTGCGACAGCACCTTCACAAATGACCTGGTAGTCTTCATTGTCGTGGGCTTTGATATCATTGTGCCCATTGTTACCATCTTCATTTCTTATGccctcatcctctccagcattcttcGCATGCATTCCACAGAGGGCAGGTCCAAGGCCTTCAGCACCTGCAGCTCCCACATGATCgtggtttgtcttttctttggttctggggCTTTCATGTACCTCAAGCCACCTTCCATTTTGCCCCTTGACCAAGGGAAAGTGTCAACCTTGTTCTATACCATTGTGGTGCCCATGTTGAACCCTCTGATCTATAGCTTGAGAAATAAGGAAGTCAAGGTTGCtctgaggaaaactcttgtcaGGAGAGTATTTTCTTAAGAGAGGAGCAGTGTCAAGAGCTGCAGTGGTGTGACTGGTCAGTGAGCAGTATTCACATGGAAAGGGCTGTGTTTGGATAAGAAGACACAAGTTTGCAACGAGGGGTTAAAGTCTAGTAGTTTTCTTCTTGTACAAGAAGAGAAGTTTATGACCCTACTGAGTGAACCTAGGTCTTCATGAATGTTGGGCAAATGctccaccacccagctacttTCAGTCCAGAAACAgcatttcaaatgaaaaacacaGCCCTCTGTCTGACCCCTTTTTATGCCTTTAGTATTCtaatatttccctttttaaaagagaaaatgtacttatttattgAAAATGCTGAAATATATTATTAggtgttcttttctctttctgtcataaactttgtttttctgtaaCCTACAAATATTGAGGAAAATAGCAATATTCCATGGTGTTAACATAGCTAGGGTTCACAGCCTGTGTCTAACAAGTTAGGCTCTGTAATTGatccaatttttaattttatgcaattATTTATAGTCACAGGCCATTTATTCTTGAGTGGGCCTCATAAATTATTTATCCTAGTCTCACTTAACTCATATGTAACAGACACTGGAGACTTAGAAATATATTGTTATGCAAGCATAACAcataattatcaaaaataaattcacaCCCATAAAGTTGAAttcatgtctttttattgtttttctttatgctgTGTTTTCTTGTCACATTACTCCTTCATGATTTCCTTTCGTTaacaataattttcaaaatattttatttgtttaagttaaaatataattatgtctttcccatcctctttcctccctctggcCCCTCTCAGGCACCCccttattttttcaaattaatgaccagtttttcttttttttgattaAGGACTTTTtaaattcactttacataccagtcacagg
Above is a window of Onychomys torridus unplaced genomic scaffold, mOncTor1.1, whole genome shotgun sequence DNA encoding:
- the LOC118576107 gene encoding olfactory receptor 145-like, whose amino-acid sequence is MTSTNSSVTQFILAGLTDQPGLRMPLFFLFLGFYMVTMVGNLGLIALIGLNPHLHTPMYFFLFNLSLIDSCYSSTIIPKMLMSFVSKKNIISHSGCMTQLFFFCFFVMSESFILSAMAYDRYVAICNPLMYTVTMSPQVYFLLLLGVYVIGFSGGMAHTGNIMNLTFCADNLVNHFMCDILPLLELSCDSTFTNDLVVFIVVGFDIIVPIVTIFISYALILSSILRMHSTEGRSKAFSTCSSHMIVVCLFFGSGAFMYLKPPSILPLDQGKVSTLFYTIVVPMLNPLIYSLRNKEVKVALRKTLVRRVFS